The proteins below are encoded in one region of Cytobacillus sp. IB215665:
- a CDS encoding acetyl-CoA carboxylase biotin carboxylase subunit — protein sequence MKKILIANRGEIASRVIRTCNNMGIETIAIYSDADKNLPYVNEATKAVRIGESPVQKSYMAMDAIVKLAVEENVDGIHPGYGFLSENAMFAKLVNDNGITFIGPQHDVIALMGEKIQARKEMQKAGVPIVPGSHEPVSSVEEACVIADKIGYPVMIKASSGGGGVGMQRCNDEQELKKVVVSIKNRAKAYFGNDELFIEKYVADARHIEIQICADTAGNIVHLFERDCSIQRRNQKVIEETPSPFLSEESRRAMLDCALKVAAHVGYTNVGTVEFVVDNDENFYFLEMNTRLQVEHPITEMVTGIDLVEWQIRLSCGENMPLLQHEINSNGHALEFRLYAEDPATYLPSPGTLNVLTYPSTEGVRIDKGYDEGCQVTPFYDPMIAKLVIHGLDRNDVLHKAEKLLKEMKVEGIKTNLPLLEKAIQNEMFREGCYTTSFLSRQYSR from the coding sequence ATGAAGAAAATACTAATTGCGAACAGAGGGGAGATTGCCTCTAGGGTAATACGAACATGTAACAATATGGGGATTGAGACAATAGCGATTTATTCTGATGCTGATAAAAATTTACCATACGTAAATGAAGCTACTAAAGCGGTCCGTATCGGGGAATCGCCTGTTCAAAAATCATATATGGCTATGGATGCTATCGTTAAATTAGCGGTAGAGGAAAATGTAGATGGCATTCATCCAGGGTATGGGTTTTTATCCGAAAATGCAATGTTTGCAAAGTTAGTTAATGATAATGGTATAACTTTTATTGGCCCACAACATGACGTTATAGCTTTAATGGGAGAAAAAATCCAAGCACGAAAGGAAATGCAAAAGGCTGGAGTACCTATTGTACCAGGAAGTCATGAACCTGTTAGTTCAGTTGAAGAGGCATGTGTTATAGCTGACAAAATTGGATACCCAGTAATGATAAAAGCAAGTAGTGGCGGTGGCGGTGTTGGGATGCAACGCTGTAATGATGAGCAAGAATTAAAGAAGGTGGTTGTGTCAATTAAAAACCGTGCTAAAGCATATTTTGGGAATGATGAATTATTTATTGAGAAATATGTTGCCGATGCGAGGCATATTGAAATTCAAATATGTGCAGATACAGCTGGAAATATTGTTCATTTGTTTGAGAGAGACTGTTCAATTCAACGAAGAAATCAAAAGGTGATTGAGGAAACACCTTCACCGTTCCTATCAGAGGAATCGAGAAGAGCAATGCTTGATTGTGCATTAAAAGTCGCGGCACATGTAGGGTATACCAATGTAGGAACAGTTGAATTTGTAGTAGATAACGATGAGAATTTCTATTTCTTGGAAATGAATACGAGGTTACAAGTTGAACATCCGATAACTGAAATGGTTACCGGGATTGATCTAGTTGAGTGGCAAATAAGGTTGTCATGTGGGGAGAATATGCCATTATTACAGCATGAGATAAATAGTAACGGGCACGCGCTAGAATTTCGATTGTATGCAGAAGATCCAGCTACATATTTGCCCTCGCCAGGAACTCTTAATGTATTAACTTATCCATCAACAGAGGGTGTCAGAATAGATAAAGGATATGATGAAGGTTGCCAAGTTACTCCATTTTATGATCCGATGATCGCAAAGCTAGTTATACATGGTCTTGATCGAAATGATGTATTACATAAAGCTGAAAAATTGCTTAAAGAAATGAAAGTTGAAGGTATAAAAACCAACTTACCTTTACTTGAAAAGGCTATTCAAAATGAGATGTTTCGAGAAGGGTGTTATACTACCTCTTTTTTATCAAGGCAGTATTCACGCTGA
- a CDS encoding biotin/lipoyl-containing protein yields MKEIYASMAGTVLNVLVEKEEHITKGQQVIILESMKMEIPIESSLEGAVNEINVEIGDFVNEGDVLIVLG; encoded by the coding sequence ATGAAAGAAATTTATGCATCGATGGCTGGTACTGTACTAAATGTATTAGTTGAAAAGGAAGAACATATTACAAAAGGCCAACAGGTCATTATTCTAGAATCAATGAAAATGGAAATACCAATTGAAAGTTCATTAGAAGGGGCTGTTAATGAAATAAATGTGGAAATAGGAGATTTCGTAAATGAAGGAGATGTTCTCATCGTATTAGGATAA
- a CDS encoding acyl-CoA carboxylase subunit beta, whose amino-acid sequence MVHVSDLDKVLSEKLENIERGGAEKYHQKQKEQNKLFVRDRLKLLFDRGVYIEDGMFANDQAGDLPADGVVTATGTINGQTVCVMANDSTVKAGSWGARTVEKIIRIQESAEKQKVPLLYLVDSAGARITDQLEMFPNRRGAGRIFHNQVRLSGVIPQICILFGPSAAGGAYIPAFCDIVIMVDKNASMYLGSPRMAEKVIGEKVTLEEMGGARMHCTISGCGDVLAECEEEAIRLAQTYLTYFPANSQSKPSLIEGQESSQSKMLADIIPVNQNAPFDMYDCINTLVDKGSFFEIKKLFAAELITGLARIDGRCVGIIANQPKVKGGVLFVDSADKGAKFIQLCDAFHIPLLFLADVPGFMIGTKVEQAGIIRHGAKFIAAMSSATVPKISVIVRKAYGAGLYAMAGPAFEPDCCIALPTAQIAVMGPEAAVNAVYSNKISNIDDPKERIAYIQQKQEEYKQHIDIYKLGSEMIIDTIVSPNDLRKELIDRFAIYETKEIADVQRKHPVYPV is encoded by the coding sequence ATGGTTCATGTAAGCGATTTAGATAAAGTTTTATCAGAAAAACTAGAAAATATTGAACGCGGAGGAGCAGAAAAGTATCATCAAAAACAAAAAGAGCAGAACAAATTATTTGTTAGAGATAGATTGAAACTACTGTTTGATAGAGGGGTATATATAGAAGATGGAATGTTCGCTAACGATCAAGCTGGGGATTTACCCGCTGATGGAGTAGTTACAGCAACTGGAACAATCAATGGACAAACAGTATGTGTGATGGCTAATGATTCGACTGTGAAGGCTGGTTCATGGGGAGCAAGAACAGTCGAAAAAATTATTCGCATCCAGGAGTCAGCCGAGAAACAAAAGGTGCCGTTGTTATATTTAGTCGATTCGGCTGGTGCGCGAATTACTGATCAGTTAGAAATGTTTCCAAATCGTCGTGGAGCTGGCCGTATTTTTCATAATCAAGTACGTCTATCTGGGGTCATTCCTCAAATATGCATTTTGTTCGGGCCGTCCGCTGCTGGCGGTGCATATATACCAGCTTTTTGTGATATTGTAATAATGGTCGATAAGAATGCATCAATGTATTTAGGTTCCCCTCGAATGGCGGAGAAGGTCATCGGTGAAAAAGTAACGCTTGAAGAAATGGGTGGGGCTCGCATGCATTGTACAATTAGTGGATGTGGTGATGTACTTGCTGAATGTGAAGAAGAAGCAATTCGCTTAGCCCAAACGTATTTAACGTATTTCCCTGCTAATTCCCAGTCTAAACCAAGTTTAATTGAGGGACAAGAATCGAGTCAAAGTAAGATGTTGGCTGACATCATTCCTGTCAACCAAAATGCGCCATTTGATATGTATGATTGTATTAACACACTTGTAGATAAAGGTAGTTTTTTTGAGATTAAGAAATTATTTGCTGCCGAGCTTATTACTGGTTTAGCTAGAATAGATGGTCGCTGTGTTGGTATTATAGCCAATCAACCGAAAGTGAAAGGCGGAGTTTTATTTGTTGATTCCGCTGATAAAGGGGCTAAATTTATTCAACTGTGTGATGCATTTCATATTCCTTTATTATTCTTAGCGGATGTACCAGGTTTTATGATAGGAACAAAGGTTGAACAGGCTGGGATAATTAGACATGGTGCTAAGTTTATAGCTGCAATGAGCTCAGCTACTGTACCAAAAATCTCAGTTATTGTTCGAAAAGCGTACGGGGCGGGGTTATATGCAATGGCGGGACCTGCGTTTGAGCCTGATTGCTGTATAGCACTTCCAACTGCGCAAATAGCTGTAATGGGTCCTGAAGCTGCAGTAAATGCAGTTTATTCTAACAAAATAAGTAACATAGACGACCCGAAAGAAAGAATAGCATATATCCAGCAAAAACAAGAGGAGTATAAACAGCATATAGATATATATAAGCTAGGATCTGAAATGATTATAGATACGATTGTATCACCAAATGATTTACGAAAAGAGTTAATTGATAGGTTTGCAATTTATGAAACTAAAGAAATAGCAGATGTCCAACGTAAGCATCCTGTTTATCCAGTTTAA
- a CDS encoding 2-dehydropantoate 2-reductase: protein MQIGVIGAGSIGLLYACYLSIYHQVTIYTRRKDQAKQINSNGIQLIKNGVRSTYKVTAKVLDDGLEHEDMIIVTVKEYHLEHVLKTTNQFRNVNALLFLQNGMKHISLFEKLNNKVILVGVVEHGALKINDYTVNHTGVGITKICSFRNGEGLIEPFQKGQHTDFGIVVAEDWYKVLSEKLIVNAVINPLTALYCVENGDLLSNRFFLSRMKNLFIEVTTVMDVNTNNMWERLEYICIQTKNNRSSMLRDIESGRQTEIDAILGYIIAEAEQMGKSVPVSTFLYDSIKGKELQRGDLSCHS, encoded by the coding sequence ATGCAAATAGGGGTTATTGGTGCTGGTTCAATTGGACTATTATATGCGTGTTACCTTTCAATATATCATCAAGTTACGATTTATACTCGACGCAAAGATCAAGCTAAACAAATAAATTCTAATGGTATTCAATTGATTAAGAACGGTGTTCGATCCACGTATAAGGTTACTGCAAAAGTATTAGATGATGGGTTAGAACATGAGGATATGATTATTGTTACGGTGAAGGAGTATCACTTAGAACATGTTCTGAAAACGACAAATCAATTTCGAAATGTTAATGCACTGTTGTTTTTGCAAAATGGTATGAAGCATATATCACTATTTGAGAAACTAAACAATAAAGTAATACTGGTTGGGGTAGTTGAACATGGCGCGTTAAAAATTAATGACTATACAGTAAATCATACTGGTGTTGGGATAACGAAAATTTGTTCATTTAGAAATGGAGAAGGTTTAATAGAGCCGTTTCAAAAAGGTCAACACACCGACTTTGGGATTGTAGTTGCTGAAGATTGGTATAAGGTGCTTTCTGAAAAGTTAATCGTTAATGCTGTTATTAATCCATTAACCGCCTTATATTGTGTGGAAAATGGGGACTTGCTTTCCAATCGTTTTTTTCTTTCGCGAATGAAGAACCTTTTTATAGAAGTGACTACAGTTATGGATGTTAATACAAATAATATGTGGGAACGTCTAGAGTATATTTGTATACAAACTAAGAATAATCGCTCATCTATGCTAAGAGATATTGAGAGTGGTAGACAGACAGAAATCGATGCAATATTAGGATATATCATAGCTGAGGCTGAACAAATGGGGAAAAGTGTACCAGTTAGTACTTTTTTGTATGATTCTATAAAAGGTAAAGAATTGCAGAGGGGTGATTTGTCATGTCACAGTTAG
- a CDS encoding DUF3397 domain-containing protein has protein sequence MSQLVAGVFATVVTIPIIGLFLVYFILCKITRRKRNSMLMAIDISTALFILSVYYLTEVIWGQSMFWLILLVIVLIAMVVVILQWKIKQDIDIRKVLKGSWRFSFLFFFSAYIILFVYGLIDRVLAFVNT, from the coding sequence ATGTCACAGTTAGTTGCTGGAGTTTTTGCAACAGTAGTCACTATTCCAATAATTGGTTTATTTCTTGTGTATTTCATCTTGTGTAAGATCACCCGTCGTAAAAGAAATTCTATGCTAATGGCTATCGACATTTCAACAGCCTTATTTATCTTGTCAGTATATTATTTAACAGAGGTTATTTGGGGACAATCTATGTTTTGGCTTATCTTACTTGTAATCGTGTTAATTGCGATGGTTGTTGTTATTTTACAGTGGAAAATAAAACAAGATATTGATATACGCAAAGTATTAAAAGGGTCGTGGCGGTTTAGTTTTTTGTTTTTCTTTTCCGCCTACATCATTTTGTTTGTTTACGGTTTAATTGATCGTGTATTGGCATTTGTTAACACTTAA
- the bshC gene encoding bacillithiol biosynthesis cysteine-adding enzyme BshC — protein MEVNDLFLPSLNKFATDYMGNSKDCHQFFHYNIHDASVYKQRKDELASRRFQRERLVKHLLRYHSKFQHNDKSIQHIEKLLDQNSLVVIGGQQAGLLTGPLYTIHKILTIIQTAKQQEKELNVPVLPVFWIAGEDHDFDEINHLYVETEKGMKKKSYNRHNTNKQMVSDIHIDKHLCEQWIQDIIQSYGESKYTNEILSMLKQSLKDSETVVDFFAQILITLFADEGLIVVNSASPDLREIESEFFHHLIYNNSQLAEAVSMQQHVLEEIGYNKVLDVDINSSNLFFQHSENRVLLERDGAEGYFKGKNNEVKISFDELIQIAESSPHLLSNNVVTRPLMQEYLFPTLAFIAGPGELAYWGELKNAFSLFDFKMPPILPRANITIVDRTITSDLEKLNIPIDDVLQGNLLSYRDEWVKTELKYDFESIINNAKEEVEQIHQQIRHKATEVDANLHSVLVKNAQLIHSQFEFVSTLINRSIENKHEVTLKKFQRIENCLQPNHLPQERVWNIFYFLNKYGFGFIQQLVNAPIKYNGNHQLIYL, from the coding sequence ATGGAGGTTAATGATCTTTTTCTCCCTTCATTAAATAAATTTGCAACTGATTACATGGGGAATTCCAAAGATTGTCATCAGTTCTTTCATTACAATATTCATGATGCATCAGTGTATAAACAAAGAAAAGATGAGCTTGCATCAAGACGATTTCAGCGTGAGAGGCTCGTAAAGCATCTACTACGTTATCACTCTAAATTTCAACATAATGATAAATCTATACAGCATATTGAGAAGCTTCTAGATCAAAATAGCCTTGTTGTAATCGGTGGTCAACAAGCTGGATTATTAACGGGACCTTTGTATACTATTCACAAAATATTGACAATAATCCAAACGGCAAAGCAGCAAGAGAAGGAACTAAATGTCCCAGTCTTACCTGTGTTTTGGATAGCTGGTGAAGATCATGACTTTGATGAAATTAATCATCTATATGTAGAGACAGAAAAGGGCATGAAGAAAAAATCGTACAACCGCCATAATACTAATAAGCAAATGGTATCAGATATACATATAGACAAACACCTTTGTGAGCAATGGATACAAGATATCATTCAATCGTACGGTGAATCGAAATATACAAATGAAATTCTATCTATGCTTAAACAGAGCTTAAAAGATTCAGAAACTGTTGTTGATTTTTTTGCTCAAATCTTAATAACATTATTTGCTGATGAAGGGCTTATTGTTGTTAACTCGGCTTCCCCTGATCTTCGTGAGATAGAATCTGAATTTTTCCACCATCTTATCTATAACAATTCACAATTAGCAGAAGCGGTGTCTATGCAACAACATGTGTTAGAAGAAATTGGGTATAACAAAGTGTTAGATGTAGATATCAATTCTTCAAATTTGTTTTTTCAACATAGTGAAAATCGAGTTCTTTTGGAAAGAGATGGGGCTGAAGGGTATTTTAAAGGTAAGAATAATGAAGTGAAGATATCATTTGATGAACTTATTCAAATAGCTGAATCATCACCCCATTTGCTGAGCAACAATGTTGTCACAAGACCGCTCATGCAAGAATACTTATTCCCTACATTAGCATTTATTGCTGGACCAGGAGAACTTGCCTATTGGGGTGAGCTTAAAAATGCTTTTTCATTGTTCGATTTTAAAATGCCACCAATTTTACCGAGAGCTAATATTACGATTGTTGACCGAACAATTACATCAGATTTAGAGAAGTTAAACATACCAATAGATGATGTTTTACAAGGTAATTTGCTCTCTTATCGTGATGAATGGGTGAAAACCGAACTGAAGTATGACTTTGAAAGTATAATTAACAATGCGAAGGAAGAGGTTGAACAAATTCATCAACAAATTAGGCATAAAGCAACAGAAGTAGATGCTAACTTACATTCTGTCCTAGTAAAAAATGCTCAATTAATACATTCTCAGTTTGAGTTTGTTTCAACATTAATTAATCGTTCTATCGAGAATAAACATGAAGTCACATTGAAAAAGTTTCAAAGGATAGAGAACTGTTTACAACCAAATCATTTACCTCAAGAAAGGGTATGGAATATATTTTACTTTTTAAATAAATATGGGTTTGGCTTTATTCAGCAATTAGTAAATGCCCCGATAAAATATAATGGGAACCATCAATTAATTTATCTATAA